One window from the genome of Magnolia sinica isolate HGM2019 chromosome 4, MsV1, whole genome shotgun sequence encodes:
- the LOC131242829 gene encoding uncharacterized protein LOC131242829: MSIADGAATKDVAPALHWVTRNPLSPKVFDDGPEAKFDSKCYSNVGDDPIDGDNRSWNFDYQDTHSDPLSSPLSSRSIILEQALITLFNEENGADIIDAEPLQALVGTPAKDREVYQLQGVKTELQRAKLIDTIQKKKWIRDAIDHVGRSLGLSFGDYLEDYIALFQCVETRGRPLPESRSPRTHPPRSISNRELHSLSSDNSTAFGANTRAWKTGKQGSAVSL; encoded by the exons ATGTCTATAGCTGATGGTGCAGCAACCAAAGATGTAGCCCCAGCTCTGCATTGGGTGACACGGAATCCTCTCTCTCCTAAAGTATTCGATGATGGCCCAGAGGCCAAGTTCGATTCGAAATGCTACTCAAATGTGGGAGATGATCCAATAGATGGCGACAATCGCTCATGGAATTTTGATTATCAGGATACCCATAGCGACCCGTTGTCCTCCCCTCTTTCTTCCAGAAGCATTATATTGGAGCAAGCTTTGATTACTCTATTTAACGAAGAAAATGGAGCCGATATTATCGATGCAGAGCCGCTGCAGGCTCTCGTGGGCACACCAGCAAAAGACAGGGAAGTCTATCAGttgcaaggt GTGAAAACAGAATTACAGAGGGCCAAACTGATCGACACGATTCAGAAGAAGAAGTGGATCAGAGACGCCATCGACCATGTGGGCAGATCTCTAGGGCTATCTTTTGGGGACTACCTGGAAGACTATATAGCCTTATTCCAGTGTGTGGAGACCCGCGGTCGTCCGCTGCCAGAATCAAGATCGCCTAGAACACACCCTCCCAGATCGATCAGTAACAGGGAACTTCACAGTCTTTCTTCCGACAACAGTACTGCCTTTGGAGCCAACACAAGAGCATGGAAAACAGGTAAACAGGGCAGTGCAGTTTCTCTATGA